One region of Girardinichthys multiradiatus isolate DD_20200921_A chromosome 1, DD_fGirMul_XY1, whole genome shotgun sequence genomic DNA includes:
- the LOC124877449 gene encoding tubulin alpha-1B chain — translation MRECISIHVGQAGVQIGNACWELYCLEHGIQPDGQMPSDKAIGGGDDSFNTFFSETGAGKHVPRAVFVDLEPTVIDEVRSGTYRQLFHPEQLITGKEDAANNYARGHYTIGKEIIDLVLDRIRKLADQCTGLQGFLVFHSFGGGTGSGFTSLLMERLSVDYGKKSKLEFSIYPAPQVSTAVVEPYNSILTTHTTLEHSDCAFMVDNEAIYDICRRNLDIERPTYTNLNRLISQIVSSITASLRFDGALNVDLTEFQTNLVPYPRIHFPLATYAPVISAEKAYHEQLSVAEITNACFEPANQMVKCDPRHGKYMACCLLYRGDVVPKDVNAAIATIKTKRSIQFVDWCPTGFKVGINYQPPTVVPGGDLAKVQRAVCMLSNTTAIAEAWARLDHKFDLMYAKRAFVHWYVGEGMEEGEFSEAREDMAALEKDYEEVGVDSIEGEGEEEGEEY, via the exons ATG CGTGAGTGTATCTCTATCCACGTTGGTCAGGCTGGTGTCCAGATCGGCAATGCCTGTTGGGAGCTGTACTGCCTGGAACATGGGATCCAGCCTGATGGACAGATGCCCAGCGACAAAGCCATCGGCGGTGGAGATGACTCTTTCAACACCTTCTTTAGTGAGACTGGAGCTGGAAAGCACGTCCCCAGAGCTgtttttgtggacctggagccCACTGTCATTG ATGAAGTCCGCAGCGGGACATACCGCCAGCTGTTCCATCCTGAGCAGCTGATAACTGGTAAGGAAGATGCTGCAAACAACTACGCCCGTGGACACTACACCATCGGTAAAGAGATCATCGACCTGGTGCTAGACAGGATCCGCAAACTG GCTGACCAGTGCACAGGCCTGCAGGGTTTTTTGGTTTTCCACAGCTTTGGTGGAGGAACCGGTTCTGGTTTCACCTCCCTGCTGATGGAACGTCTCTCTGTGGATTATGGCAAGAAGTCCAAGCTGGAGTTCTCCATCTACCCTGCCCCTCAGGTGTCTACCGCAGTGGTTGAGCCCTACAACTCCATCCTGACCACCCACACCACCCTGGAGCACTCTGACTGTGCCTTCATGGTGGACAACGAGGCAATCTACGACATCTGCCGCAGAAACCTCGACATCGAGCGCCCCACCTACACCAATCTGAACAGGCTGATCAGCCAGATTGTCTCCTCCATTACCGCCTCCCTTCGTTTCGACGGTGCCCTGAATGTTGATCTGACGGAGTTTCAGACCAATTTGGTGCCATATCCCCGTATCCACTTCCCTCTGGCCACCTACGCCCCTGTGATCTCTGCTGAGAAGGCTTACCATGAGCAGCTCTCAGTGGCTGAGATCACCAACGCCTGCTTCGAGCCGGCCAATCAGATGGTGAAGTGTGACCCCCGCCACGGCAAGTACATGGCCTGCTGCCTTTTGTACCGTGGCGACGTGGTGCCTAAAGACGTCAACGCTGCCATTGCCACCATTAAAACCAAGCGTTCTATCCAGTTTGTGGACTGGTGTCCCACTGGCTTCAAGGTTGGCATCAACTACCAACCTCCCACTGTGGTCCCAGGTGGAGACCTTGCTAAGGTCCAGAGGGCCGTGTGCATGCTGAGCAACACCACCGCCATTGCAGAGGCCTGGGCCAGGCTCGACCACAAGTTTGACCTGATGTATGCCAAGAGGGCTTTCGTCCACTGGTATGTGGGTGAGGGGATGGAGGAGGGGGAGTTCTCCGAAGCCAGGGAGGACATGGCGGCTCTGGAAAAGGATTATGAAGAGGTAGGAGTCGACTCAATTGAGGGTGAGGGAGAGGAGGAAGGAGAGGAGTATTAA